CAAAAGCGATCAATGTGCAAACTGCGGACAGCTTGTCCATGGCCGACAATGAGAGCCGTGGGTTGACTAATCGTTGCTGTTCCTTCCATCTCAAAAGGCCGACTGTGATGATTAAATTGGAGCCATTTTTCGGCGCGGATTAGCTCAACGGCCTGGCCCTCCCAAACGAAAAATTCTTGGTCATTCCGATTGGTGAGATCTTCAGGCCGAATGCTGATCATGGCTCGAATACTGTCGATCGGAATCGCCATTACCCGGTGGGCCGTTTCCACAATCATGACCCGCAGAATGGATACAGATAGGGGAATCTCAATCGTAAAGGTGGTACCGTGACCCAATTGTGTGTCGACGCGAATTTCACCCCGCAGATCTTTTAGGTTGGTTTTTACCACATCCATCCCAACGCCACGGCCCGATAACTCACTGACACGCTCAGCGGTACTAAAGCCTGGTTCGAAGATCATATTGAAGAGATCAACATCACGCATTTGCTGAATATCGTGCTCGGGAATCCCCAGTTTGCGCAGACGAATCCGAATTTTGTTGGGGTCAATCCCGCCGCCATCGTCTTGGATGGTGATGATGGTTTGATTCCCCCGGTGCATCGCTCTGAGAATAATGTTTCCTTCAATGGGCTTGCCATTGATCAAACGTGTTTCTGGGTCTTCGATACCGTGATCGAAAGCATTGCGTAGGAGATGATTAAGCGGATCGGTGAGAGCTTCGAGGGCGACTCGGTCGATGAGGGTTGTTTCGCCTTCGATTTTGAGGTTAACTTTTTTGCCATACTGCATGGACAAGTCGCGCATAACCCGGGGGAAGCGGTTCACAATGGTGCTAAACGGGCGCATCTGGGTACGGGTCATGCCACTTTGGAGGGCGCGGGTGGTGTAGTTCAGATCGTTCGTGGCGGCGTTAATTTCCCGGAGGCTGAGGTCGATGTCTGCCGCAACTTCTTGGAGTTGCACGATACTTTCCATCTGCTCTTGGGAGAGGACATGGAGATCGCTGTAGCGGTCCATCTCTAAAGAATCAAACTGGTGCTGGAGGCGATCGCGTTCCGGGGCATCCCCTAAGTTTGTGGCAAAAGGATTATGACCAGACAGATCTGACCCAGGGTCATGGTTTTTATTTTCCCCTTGTTCAGTCATCAAACCTTCCATAGAAGCCCGGTCATACCAACGGCGCAGCTGGCTATTTGACTGTTCTAATTGGGCCATCCGGCTATTCATGAGTGCGACAAAGTTACGCATCTGGGACAATCGCAAGTTAATTGCGTTCCGTTCAACGATGAGCTTGCCAAAGAGAGTATTTAATTTCTGGAGCTGTTGTACCGGCACTCGCACCGTTGATTTAGAAAGGGCGGAAAATTCCTTAGCAGGGTCGGGTAAATGAACCGTTGTCGAATTAAGATCCAAGGCCGGTAGAGGAGGCGTTTCTACCTCTCGTGGAGGGGTGGGAGGAATGGTGGCAACGGGCTCTTCTTCCCATTGAGGCACGGTGTCTTTAGCAATAGAGAGGTCTGTCTGCTGTAAATTTGGGTGATCTTTTTCGGTTGCTGCCTGTTCTGTTGCGAGGAATGGCGATTCAGCAAAGGAAAGTGCCTCAAGGGAAAAATCCTTTAGATCAATATCATCCAAAGAAATGTCATCGAGGCTCATCACCTCTGGGATTTCTACTGCGGGAGAGACATTTTCTGCGAATATCGGTTCTGGGGAGACATCCTCAGCTTGGCTTTGGGGTTGCACCTCAGGCAAAGGGGGAACATCCCCTTTAGCAATGACCTCTGGATGAGGGAGAGCGGGAGAATCCTCTTCCTGGATAGTAAAGGAGACGGCAGTACGGTTTGGGGATTTGCTAGGTTCTTCTAAGGTTTGATCAGCTTCATGATGGTCTAGGATTGACTGCTGCATGGCGATCGCCACATCCTCAAGGGCGATATTGTCTAGAAGATCCTGTCCGAGGAAGTCTTCCGTCAACATCAGCTGCTGGTTCACCTGACTGAAAGCCTTTCTGGCCCGTTCCAAGCTGAGACGACCGAGATGGTTAGCAATAAAAGCATTGGTGAGTTCTTGATTGGCAATGACCATCGCTTCTCTCACTTGGGCCACATTTGGTGGTCCTGCTTGGATCTCGGGTGGGTGATCTGGGTCTAGGGACGATTGGATCACCATTTCTTGATTTTGGTCTTGCTCCGGCGACATTTCTAGCGCTTCCACTGGCCCGCTTTCAGGGGGATTTTCCGCAACGAAATTACCACTACCAAAGTCCCCTACCAATTCCCGTAGGGATGCTTCATCGGCATTTTCTAGCCAAGCCAAACTTGGATCATCTGGTTCCGGCCAGTTTATTAGTTCCGTGGCTATTTCTTCTTTCTCTAGGGAAAGTGATGGGGCGATCGCCTCTAACCGATCATCAGCGGCGATTATCCTAGTCATCTCTTCCTGGCTAACGTCAAATTCCCCTTGCTCAATTTCTAAAGGTGCCGTCTGTTCTGGTGATTCAGATACCTTAATCCTCACCTGCTTTCCTGGCGCTGGCGAAACCGACTCTGATTTTGGCTTTGATTCTTCCATTGGGTGTGACTTTTGTCGCCAGCCCGGATTGATCGGCACATGGTCCGGCAGGTGGGAAAGACGACCAATCGTAACCAGAGCCTGGGTGCGTCGCCAAGTGGAAAGGGCTTCCTCTGCGTAATCTTTAAGATGTTCCGGCGCAATCATAGGTAGATTTTCAATAACCCCCTGACAGAGGTTCATAAAAATCTCCAATTCACTCATGCGGCCAAAATCAGTCAACTGCTCCGCCATCGCGATGAGTTCTGGCCCGATATCGTCAGGAGCAAGGCTGGCTAATTGTTGATCAAAATAATCTAAGCTTTCTTCTACTCCACCCGCGAAGATAATCATTGAAATATCAACATCTTCTTCCTGGGCTAATAGAGCATTTTCATCTTCTTCCCTAAGATCCCCGAGATCTTGACGGAGATAATCAAAGATAGGATCAATCTTCTGGGCCATCCATTCATCAGTAATCTTCTTTCCCTGCCGATGGAGATTCGTTACCACCCGCAGGGCGTCAACACTTTTCAGCAAAAGTGTTTCAACACGGCTCGTGACCAATTTCGGATCCTGTCGCACCCGCAAAATTTTGAAATAATCCTCCATGCGGTGGGCGATCTTACTGAGAGGTTTAAAGCCCATCATGGCGGCTCCCCCCTTAACGGAATGGGCCGCCCGCATTGCTGCATCCATTTTGCCGATATCGAGTCCGGAAGCCGCTAGCTCCAGCAAAATAGCTTCGATGTTATCGAAATACTCTTCTACTTCTTCCAAAAAATTAAGACGTACCTGTTGCTCTGTATCCATGGCTCGAAATCTCAGTAGGGCTTTATGATGTCAAAATGATCGGCAAAAGAACTTGGGGTTCAGTCAAGATTGCCGAATCTCTCCAGACCAGTGAAAAACATTTACATGTTCAAAAATTCTTAAAACAAGATGGCTGGCGGCATAAGCAGGACACTTTCATAGAAACAGAACCTTAGTTTTATATTTGCTGCCAAACTGCCTAGGGCCATTGCCGCCCATATGTTGAGGAAGAGGGACTTCAAGAAAAAGCCCCCGACTTGCCAGAATTTAGACCTTGAACTGTTCTACAGATGCTTTTAGTTTTTGAGCAACCTCTGCAGTAGAGTGCATTGCTTCAGCCACTTCACGGGAAGACGAAGAACGCAACTCCGATGCAAATGCCATTTGGTTCATTACTTTCGTAACGCCCTGGGCGGTTTCTGCCTGGGCCGTTGTACTGGCCGAAATAGACTGCATCAACTGGTCAATTTCTTGAGAACGCTCTAGTACCTCTGCCAGACGTTCTTTTGTTGTTTCCACAAGGTTGGTACTGTCGACCACCTGGGCTGTACCTGTTTCCATGGCTGCCACAAGTTCTTGGGTTTCTGATTGAATGCTCGTGACAATCTTGCTGATTTCTTTTGTTGCAGCGGCTGACTGTTCAGCGAGGGCCCCCACCTGTTCTGCAACCGCCGTGAAGCCTTGACCTAGTTCTCCAGCCCGCGCGGCTTCAACACTGGCATTAATCGAGAGGAGGTTTGTTTTTAGGGCTAATTCATCAATCAAGGCAACCACCTGGGAAATCTTTTGGGCAGACTCCCCTAAGCGCTTCATTTTTTTCGCGGTATCGCCAATGGTCGCCCGCAGACCTTGAATACTTTCTACCGTCTGGTTCATCACTTGGTTACCTGCTTGAACCGTGGTAAATGCAGTGTTTGAGATCGCGGAAGCTTGAATCGCGTTTTTGGCCACCTCTTCGATGGACTGGGACATGGATTTGACCGAGTCTAGGGATTTTTGCACCTCAAGGGCTTCATGAATCGCCTCCTCTGCGAGGGAGCGGATCGCCGCTTCATTTTCGGTGAGGGAGCCGGTCACTTGTCCCGAAGACTTTTTAACTTCTTTTGCAATGTCATGGAGATTTTCAATAACAGCATTGAATAGGTCAGCAACGATCCCGACTTCCCCAGCCATTAACTGAGCACGAACGGTGAGGTCTCCATCAACGGCACCTTCAATGTTCGACATGAGACTTTCAACTTCACTTTCTAGTTCTTCGCGTCGTTGTTGTTGTTCTTCGGCAATGATTTTTTGTTCTTTAATTAATTGGTTGACCTTCGTCAGGAGGTTGTTAAAGCTATAACCAAGGGTCAAGGTTTCGATGGTGCCCTGTTCTTCGGCCACAACGTCTAGATTACCGGCTGCCACTTGCTCTGCAGTAACGGATAGGGAAGCGAGCGGCTTGGATAGCTGTCGAGCCAAAAGGATGAGAATGCCCACTGCAGCTCCACCCAGAACTAGGCCAGTCGCACTAAACACTTTAAGGAGGTCACGACCTGCGGTGTTGATCTCTTCGGCGTTCATGGAGGCGATCGCCACCCAAGGGACGTTGGGGATGGTAGAAATACTAAAATCTTTATCTCCGAGCTCAAATGTGACTTCAATGAATTTCCCTGTAGTAGACTCAAAACTTTCTACTTCCACTCTATGAATCTCGGGATATTTGTTTTCTAATGTTGTCTTGATTGCTTCATCGGACTGGCTACCATCTTCCACCACAGCATTCATATCCCGCGCCATTTGGAGAATGTTCTCTCCCCCGACCACTGAGTCAAGTTCTGCCGTTAGTTCTGCTTCACTGAGGCCCGAATCCGTCGGCTGAATCGTATCAAGAACAGTCCCCGCATCTGGGTCAATGAGCTGAACCCGTTGGCTTTTATATAGATCTTTTTCGATGAAATCCCGCACCCTGTCATGGAGAGTTGCAGAGCTAACTTTGACTTCGACTATCCCTAGAAACTCTTCCGTGCCTGGTGCAAGAATAGAACGGGCAATCCCTAAGCGTTTCTCACCAGTAGCTTCGTCTAGCACGGTTTCTTCCACTGCCACCCCATTTGCTTGGGCGTCTTGCCACCAGTCTTCTGCCGAATGGACAAAAGTATCAGGTTGCGTATCAGAGGCAACATTAAACCCATAGCGATTGGTCACCAGGAGAGATTGAAGACCTGATTGTGCAGAGATGTTTTTGAGGTAATTGTTGAGGTTGGTATTAGGTTGCAAAAATCGAGTCGCACTAAACTGAGCTTCTAAACGATCCTGTGGTAACTGCGTGAGCTTTTGCTCGGCGACAACGGCCTCACTACTGCGCAAGGCTTGGGTAATCTGGGGATCCACAGCCAGTAAACCAGGCACTTTCATCAGGTCATTCACAAAGTTTGCTGTTGCCTCAGAAGCCAAGAAAGAATCTTCCTGGAGAAGATTGATCACGTCTGCCTTTGCTTTGTCTGATACAACTTTGTACCCAATGGCCGATGCCAGGATTAGGGGAGTTAAGACCGTAGGCATAACCGTGACTAGCAGACGCCGACTCAAGGGGCCTGCCTGACGCCGCTTTTTCGCTGGGCTGCCGCCAGGGCTATGCTTGCCAAAAAATCCTTGGGCAGATTCAGTCTTTTTTGCCGCTGGCCCCTCAGAGGCTAAGCTTGTATCTTCAAACCGTAGGCCGGCATCATTGGGAAAATTTTCTGCAATAGTCATGGTTCTGGCATCCTAATAAAGTTACGGAATGGATCGGCAAGCGCAAATTAAAAAGACAAATGGCGTCACTGAACCAGTGTTTGTCACACGATTCAGCGATAGGGGTAGCGTCAAAATCGACGCATACCCAGTGAACTTATGGGGTTTAAAAAACGATGAAAATATTTAAAGATCCCTCATCCTCCTAAATCCGGAGGAATGAGGAACGGATTAACTGCTCACGGCATACCCGGGCATAGCAAGGATTTTGGCAGTGGCGATCGCCTGGACATCTAATACAGGGATACTCTGCCCATCTTGAACAAAACATCCCTTCAGATAAGGAGTCAATTCCTCACTAAACTCTTCAATAGGAGAAGCGATCTCCTCAGCATTCAGACGAATGACCCCTTGAATTGCATGCACCACTAATCCCAACAAACTGGTATCTTCATCGGTTTGGTTCAGATAGACGTCTTGGGCCTGGCTGATGGCAGATTGCCGCACTGTGACCACAGGATAGTATTGCCGGTTAGCCGTTGTGGCCGGCAGTTGCAGCATCTGTGCTAGATCAACCACGAAAAAGAC
The nucleotide sequence above comes from [Synechococcus] sp. NIES-970. Encoded proteins:
- a CDS encoding CheW protein, which translates into the protein MGGTTPIATDLASTTVRLQRLLPQLFQPEEKTGDRYLKFEFSPQQSGLISLEYVHEALRVPTRLVTPIPNMPDCVVGFMNSRNQVFFVVDLAQMLQLPATTANRQYYPVVTVRQSAISQAQDVYLNQTDEDTSLLGLVVHAIQGVIRLNAEEIASPIEEFSEELTPYLKGCFVQDGQSIPVLDVQAIATAKILAMPGYAVSS
- a CDS encoding CheA signal transduction histidine kinase, which gives rise to MDTEQQVRLNFLEEVEEYFDNIEAILLELAASGLDIGKMDAAMRAAHSVKGGAAMMGFKPLSKIAHRMEDYFKILRVRQDPKLVTSRVETLLLKSVDALRVVTNLHRQGKKITDEWMAQKIDPIFDYLRQDLGDLREEDENALLAQEEDVDISMIIFAGGVEESLDYFDQQLASLAPDDIGPELIAMAEQLTDFGRMSELEIFMNLCQGVIENLPMIAPEHLKDYAEEALSTWRRTQALVTIGRLSHLPDHVPINPGWRQKSHPMEESKPKSESVSPAPGKQVRIKVSESPEQTAPLEIEQGEFDVSQEEMTRIIAADDRLEAIAPSLSLEKEEIATELINWPEPDDPSLAWLENADEASLRELVGDFGSGNFVAENPPESGPVEALEMSPEQDQNQEMVIQSSLDPDHPPEIQAGPPNVAQVREAMVIANQELTNAFIANHLGRLSLERARKAFSQVNQQLMLTEDFLGQDLLDNIALEDVAIAMQQSILDHHEADQTLEEPSKSPNRTAVSFTIQEEDSPALPHPEVIAKGDVPPLPEVQPQSQAEDVSPEPIFAENVSPAVEIPEVMSLDDISLDDIDLKDFSLEALSFAESPFLATEQAATEKDHPNLQQTDLSIAKDTVPQWEEEPVATIPPTPPREVETPPLPALDLNSTTVHLPDPAKEFSALSKSTVRVPVQQLQKLNTLFGKLIVERNAINLRLSQMRNFVALMNSRMAQLEQSNSQLRRWYDRASMEGLMTEQGENKNHDPGSDLSGHNPFATNLGDAPERDRLQHQFDSLEMDRYSDLHVLSQEQMESIVQLQEVAADIDLSLREINAATNDLNYTTRALQSGMTRTQMRPFSTIVNRFPRVMRDLSMQYGKKVNLKIEGETTLIDRVALEALTDPLNHLLRNAFDHGIEDPETRLINGKPIEGNIILRAMHRGNQTIITIQDDGGGIDPNKIRIRLRKLGIPEHDIQQMRDVDLFNMIFEPGFSTAERVSELSGRGVGMDVVKTNLKDLRGEIRVDTQLGHGTTFTIEIPLSVSILRVMIVETAHRVMAIPIDSIRAMISIRPEDLTNRNDQEFFVWEGQAVELIRAEKWLQFNHHSRPFEMEGTATISQPTALIVGHGQAVRSLHIDRFWGEQEISIAPVQSPIPLPPGFTSACIMGDGRVIPLVDPFKLLEWIHIQQTGAILQERQDAVSAKLRELSQPEATVQAVIKPQQQLPTILIIDDSINVRRYLALTLEKAGYQVEQAKDGQEAIDKLLGGLEVEAIICDIEMPRLDGYGVLSDLRSRAEYESLPITMLTSRMSEKHRKLAFNLGASAYFSKPYNEQELLQTLHQLIEGVKGGQDKADHPSPALETV
- a CDS encoding methyl accepting chemotaxis protein — protein: MTIAENFPNDAGLRFEDTSLASEGPAAKKTESAQGFFGKHSPGGSPAKKRRQAGPLSRRLLVTVMPTVLTPLILASAIGYKVVSDKAKADVINLLQEDSFLASEATANFVNDLMKVPGLLAVDPQITQALRSSEAVVAEQKLTQLPQDRLEAQFSATRFLQPNTNLNNYLKNISAQSGLQSLLVTNRYGFNVASDTQPDTFVHSAEDWWQDAQANGVAVEETVLDEATGEKRLGIARSILAPGTEEFLGIVEVKVSSATLHDRVRDFIEKDLYKSQRVQLIDPDAGTVLDTIQPTDSGLSEAELTAELDSVVGGENILQMARDMNAVVEDGSQSDEAIKTTLENKYPEIHRVEVESFESTTGKFIEVTFELGDKDFSISTIPNVPWVAIASMNAEEINTAGRDLLKVFSATGLVLGGAAVGILILLARQLSKPLASLSVTAEQVAAGNLDVVAEEQGTIETLTLGYSFNNLLTKVNQLIKEQKIIAEEQQQRREELESEVESLMSNIEGAVDGDLTVRAQLMAGEVGIVADLFNAVIENLHDIAKEVKKSSGQVTGSLTENEAAIRSLAEEAIHEALEVQKSLDSVKSMSQSIEEVAKNAIQASAISNTAFTTVQAGNQVMNQTVESIQGLRATIGDTAKKMKRLGESAQKISQVVALIDELALKTNLLSINASVEAARAGELGQGFTAVAEQVGALAEQSAAATKEISKIVTSIQSETQELVAAMETGTAQVVDSTNLVETTKERLAEVLERSQEIDQLMQSISASTTAQAETAQGVTKVMNQMAFASELRSSSSREVAEAMHSTAEVAQKLKASVEQFKV